One part of the Anaerolineae bacterium genome encodes these proteins:
- a CDS encoding nucleotidyltransferase domain-containing protein: MPLSVTPEEMEVYRAAARRRWEREQQELARREARAWAVARRAAQLLKKEFGATRVVVFGSLVHPGMFNPWSDVDIAAWGIRPEDTFRAIGEIFELDSEIRVNLVDMGACRSSIREVIEREGIEL, translated from the coding sequence ATGCCCCTTTCAGTGACGCCGGAGGAGATGGAAGTATATCGGGCTGCGGCGCGGCGCCGATGGGAGCGAGAACAGCAAGAACTGGCTCGACGCGAAGCGCGAGCCTGGGCGGTGGCCAGGCGAGCCGCCCAGTTGCTCAAGAAAGAATTCGGCGCCACGCGTGTGGTCGTGTTTGGGTCGCTGGTTCATCCGGGGATGTTTAACCCTTGGTCAGATGTGGATATCGCTGCCTGGGGGATCCGCCCTGAGGACACCTTTCGAGCCATCGGGGAGATATTCGAGTTAGATTCCGAAATCAGGGTCAACCTGGTGGATATGGGAGCCTGTCGCTCCTCAATTCGCGAGGTGATCGAGCGGGAAGGAATAGAGTTGTGA